The Myxococcales bacterium genome has a segment encoding these proteins:
- a CDS encoding PBP1A family penicillin-binding protein — MKRLVLMGLAMCLVAGAAGVGLFVYYTRDLPSLSAVRDFQPKQMLRVMDRHGKVIGEIGDERRTVVPFGQIPKHLVQAVVAAEDASFFENPGLDLKGIARAFYENIVRGRAAQGGSTITQQVVKRLLLTPERTIARKVKELVLAYRLTNRLSKNEIMEIYLNQIYYGHGRYGCEEAARFFFGKPVHAIGEAESALLAGLPQSPERLSPLKHPEAAKTRQRYVLGRMAELGFLPQAQAEAIAKAPIKVVKSRTTAVEAPEAMSVVHRVAAERMGEAFATQGGQVETTLDLEMQLWTRQALERGLQALDARQGYDKPLRRLQGRAVAKFVAQTAADLGKTDEARRRTLETGRIVEAVVASVHKGASNVSPHLLVDAGGVSLRVPLTGDDRYAPGKPALIERFAVGDVVRVAVDGPAEAPDGPLSAHLELGPQAAMVVLDVATGEIRALVGGYGFRSGAFDRSQQARRQPGSAFKPFVYATAIASRRFTAASVVNDAPEVYDLWKPKNYERESFRGPVRLRVALTHSINTVAIRLLSEVGVPALRELATQVGITSPLTEDMGLSLALGSLTVSPLELAQAYLPFFNGGQRVTSRLVTKVADVEESLAPPSPALGPDVAFVVLSMMKSVVQDGTARGALSLGRPAAGKTGTSNDQRDAWFVGGTADLLAAVWVGFDDMKRLGRGETGGGAALPIWVDFMTKASAGQPVRDFAQPPSVEVQTIDPQTGLLAAPGAEGLEEVFLSGTAPLETAPAEGEDRSADELLLNP, encoded by the coding sequence ATGAAGCGCCTCGTCCTCATGGGGCTTGCCATGTGTCTCGTGGCAGGCGCCGCGGGCGTGGGCTTGTTCGTCTACTACACGCGGGACCTGCCTTCGTTGTCGGCGGTGCGAGATTTTCAGCCCAAGCAGATGCTGCGCGTTATGGATCGTCACGGCAAGGTGATCGGCGAGATCGGCGACGAGCGGCGCACGGTGGTGCCCTTTGGCCAGATCCCGAAGCACCTCGTGCAGGCCGTGGTGGCCGCCGAGGACGCCAGCTTTTTCGAGAACCCGGGTCTCGACCTCAAAGGCATCGCCCGGGCCTTTTACGAGAACATCGTTCGTGGCCGTGCGGCGCAAGGCGGCTCGACGATCACGCAGCAGGTGGTCAAGCGCCTGTTGCTGACGCCCGAACGCACCATCGCCCGCAAGGTCAAGGAGCTGGTGCTGGCGTACCGGCTGACGAACCGGCTCAGCAAAAACGAGATCATGGAGATCTACCTGAACCAGATCTATTACGGTCACGGGCGTTACGGCTGCGAGGAAGCGGCGCGGTTCTTCTTCGGCAAACCGGTGCACGCGATCGGCGAGGCCGAGTCGGCTCTGTTGGCGGGGCTGCCCCAAAGCCCCGAACGCTTGAGTCCGCTCAAGCACCCCGAGGCTGCCAAGACCCGCCAACGCTACGTGCTGGGCCGCATGGCGGAGCTTGGGTTTTTGCCGCAGGCTCAGGCCGAGGCGATCGCCAAGGCGCCCATCAAGGTCGTGAAAAGCCGCACGACGGCCGTGGAAGCCCCCGAAGCGATGAGCGTGGTTCACAGGGTCGCTGCGGAGCGGATGGGCGAGGCCTTCGCCACGCAAGGAGGCCAGGTGGAGACCACGCTCGACCTCGAGATGCAGCTGTGGACGCGCCAGGCGCTCGAGCGCGGTCTGCAGGCGCTCGATGCGCGTCAGGGTTACGACAAACCTTTACGCCGCCTGCAAGGAAGAGCGGTGGCGAAGTTCGTCGCGCAAACGGCGGCAGATTTGGGCAAGACGGACGAGGCCAGGCGGCGGACGTTGGAGACGGGCCGCATCGTCGAGGCGGTGGTGGCCTCCGTGCACAAGGGGGCCTCCAACGTGTCTCCACATCTGCTTGTCGATGCGGGCGGCGTGAGCCTGCGCGTGCCGCTGACCGGGGACGATCGCTACGCACCGGGTAAACCCGCTCTGATCGAACGCTTCGCGGTGGGCGACGTGGTGCGGGTGGCCGTGGATGGGCCCGCGGAGGCCCCCGACGGCCCCTTGTCCGCGCACCTCGAGCTAGGGCCCCAGGCCGCGATGGTCGTTTTGGACGTTGCCACGGGGGAGATTCGCGCGCTCGTCGGTGGTTATGGGTTTCGCTCCGGAGCGTTCGACCGAAGCCAGCAAGCGCGCCGGCAGCCCGGCTCGGCCTTCAAACCGTTCGTGTACGCCACGGCCATCGCTTCGCGCCGGTTCACCGCAGCTTCGGTGGTGAACGACGCCCCCGAGGTTTACGATCTCTGGAAGCCGAAGAACTACGAGCGCGAGTCTTTCCGTGGACCCGTGCGGCTGCGCGTGGCCCTCACGCATTCGATCAACACGGTGGCCATTCGTTTGCTGTCCGAGGTGGGGGTTCCGGCGCTGCGAGAGCTTGCGACTCAGGTGGGCATCACGTCACCCCTCACCGAGGACATGGGGCTTTCGTTGGCGCTGGGCTCGTTGACGGTGTCGCCCCTCGAATTGGCCCAGGCCTACCTGCCCTTCTTCAACGGCGGCCAGCGTGTGACGAGCCGGCTCGTGACGAAGGTGGCCGACGTCGAAGAGTCCCTGGCTCCGCCTTCTCCCGCCCTCGGCCCCGATGTGGCCTTCGTGGTGCTGTCGATGATGAAGAGCGTGGTGCAAGACGGGACGGCCCGCGGTGCCTTGAGCCTGGGCCGCCCGGCAGCGGGCAAGACGGGCACCTCGAACGATCAGCGGGACGCGTGGTTCGTGGGCGGGACCGCCGACCTCCTGGCCGCCGTATGGGTAGGGTTCGACGACATGAAGCGCCTGGGACGCGGTGAGACGGGGGGGGGGGCGGCCCTCCCGATCTGGGTCGACTTCATGACGAAAGCGAGTGCGGGCCAGCCCGTGCGCGACTTCGCGCAGCCCCCCTCCGTCGAGGTGCAGACCATCGATCCTCAGACGGGGCTGCTTGCCGCGCCAGGGGCCGAAGGCCTCGAAGAGGTTTTTCTGTCGGGCACGGCCCCGCTCGAGACGGCGCCGGCCGAGGGTGAAGATCGCTCGGCCGACGAGTTGTTGCTCAACCCTTGA